A stretch of the Haloplanus aerogenes genome encodes the following:
- a CDS encoding helix-turn-helix domain-containing protein — MCELFDETAARVLLAIDPGESIRQVAQHLHTPYETVRQAVNRLEAAGYLVYDDGLLVTDEHVRETALTLLTTSGGVSPPSIEEAYVLPQFGDWPFAFARIDAVYVWTQGGYQVGRDPDDYPLFLAVREQDVEAWQGFFEQFGLPTAFERQPRDGLDGPLQIVLDLRPTVYNIQLSLLIALLDSYEGSLASDTYQEYIETAGELLRKPVLMIQLALKDHDRPVVETGALNTRPAALALEP; from the coding sequence ATGTGCGAACTGTTCGATGAGACGGCGGCCCGCGTGCTCCTCGCGATCGACCCTGGAGAGTCGATCCGGCAGGTCGCCCAGCATCTCCACACCCCTTACGAGACGGTTCGACAGGCCGTGAATCGACTCGAGGCCGCAGGATATCTCGTCTACGACGACGGCTTGTTAGTCACCGACGAGCACGTCCGCGAGACGGCGCTTACCCTTCTCACCACGAGTGGTGGCGTGAGTCCGCCGTCCATCGAGGAGGCGTACGTCCTCCCGCAGTTCGGCGACTGGCCGTTCGCATTCGCCCGGATCGATGCAGTTTACGTCTGGACGCAAGGTGGCTACCAGGTCGGTCGCGATCCCGACGACTATCCGCTGTTTCTCGCCGTCCGTGAACAGGATGTCGAGGCGTGGCAGGGCTTTTTCGAGCAGTTCGGACTGCCGACGGCGTTCGAGCGACAGCCACGGGACGGACTCGATGGCCCGCTCCAGATCGTCCTTGATCTCCGACCGACGGTGTACAATATTCAGCTATCGCTGCTGATCGCACTCCTCGATTCGTACGAGGGCTCGCTGGCGTCGGATACGTACCAGGAGTATATTGAGACCGCCGGGGAGCTCCTCCGAAAACCAGTGTTGATGATCCAGCTCGCGCTGAAAGATCACGACCGACCAGTAGTTGAGACTGGCGCTCTCAATACACGGCCAGCTGCTCTTGCATTAGAACCGTGA
- a CDS encoding helix-turn-helix domain-containing protein → MALYEASLRVKHECPYRAISEHHPDLTIREWPLSNCQVLEISSEQTPTDQLLDDIDRLGTVLHESVDDSGYHVVTQSCLCSLEQSIIDRFEDHNCLYQSPTIYRQGWEHYTVIAFDEDDIRALLGDLRADRDIELLSKTEIAEKQIPHSMLTPVDQLFDDLTDRQLAALQLALESGYYEQPRQTSLREIAGRTSVSKSTYEEHLRKAENKLLTNAGRFLRLVTATSTTNPLQASRPNPSEQSAD, encoded by the coding sequence ATGGCTCTGTACGAGGCGTCGCTCCGGGTGAAACACGAGTGTCCATACCGAGCGATATCGGAACACCACCCGGACCTCACCATCCGCGAGTGGCCGTTGAGTAACTGCCAAGTGCTGGAGATCTCGTCGGAGCAAACACCGACAGACCAGCTCCTCGATGACATCGATCGTCTCGGGACGGTTCTCCACGAGTCAGTCGACGACTCCGGCTACCACGTTGTAACACAGTCGTGTCTCTGTTCCCTCGAACAGTCGATAATCGACCGCTTCGAGGATCACAACTGTTTGTACCAGTCACCAACGATCTATCGACAGGGCTGGGAACACTACACTGTTATCGCCTTCGACGAGGACGACATCCGGGCATTACTCGGCGACCTGCGTGCCGACCGAGACATCGAACTCCTCTCGAAAACCGAGATTGCGGAGAAACAAATTCCGCACAGTATGCTGACGCCGGTCGATCAGCTGTTCGACGACCTCACCGACCGGCAACTGGCAGCACTCCAGTTGGCGCTCGAAAGCGGATACTACGAGCAACCACGGCAGACATCCCTTCGTGAGATTGCTGGCCGGACATCCGTCTCGAAGTCGACGTACGAGGAACACCTCCGGAAAGCGGAGAACAAACTCCTCACCAACGCGGGGCGGTTCCTCCGACTGGTAACTGCGACCTCAACGACAAATCCTCTCCAGGCGAGTCGACCGAACCCGTCCGAACAGAGTGCGGACTGA
- a CDS encoding efflux RND transporter permease subunit: MAGYGERLLDAVDTWIVDRPGTVVIVFLLLTAGFATGLGNITMSSGTEQVAQDVPAYGTYQRMENDFEFAFGQGEDTTQLIQTGENVLSREGLLRMLETQQRLAEREDLRVADSTSVANLVARELDPDATTLDAQRRVVERASDTEIRAAVRRASTHPSFALAIGDDFNRREAYASSTLAVVRHDVYVESSDVGSGGEATQVSDIQLEARRVTDSVGGDVRVFGSGIISYENSKILQDSLKATIPAVVILLLLFLAIAYRDPYDLVLGVVSLTMALVWTFGFMGLADIPFTQLLVSLPPLLLAIGVDFGVHTINRYREELDGGTMDTRDAMDEAVRHLLVAFFLVTGTSVIGFSANLTSGLGMIRDFGLVAAVGIAFDALVFGIFLPAAKLLVERERAKTRLPTFSSKPLGTEGSLLGRLMPLHLAVTDRAPHLFLVAVLLFAAVGGYYGSGVDSSFEDEDFLPPEELPAYLYSLPEPMQPGEYTTTRDVNFIEEQFETSNRDTVTVYVEGPMYRDHALESMVRAGDDPPDSLVTDEDNHARSESIITVIRNYAQESPEFARLVARNDENGNGVPDDNLRDIYDTLLASPYGDRARSYLTEDYHNARVVYSVEADASRADTTEDATEMADRYRFEAVETGGTVVFQRVADAIFATAVTSLGAALILSALFLLLVYYLLLGDPRLAVVTLFPIVVTTTLLVGTMRTIGVPFNTLTATVLSITVGIGVDYAVHVVHRFVDEVETLGTPHDAAVVTLRGTGGALAGSMLTTISGAGALYFLSITPLLKQFGLLMAISVTYAFLNSVIVLPVVLLLWARRSGRGEESTSDDRRVAPI; encoded by the coding sequence ATGGCCGGATACGGCGAACGGCTCCTCGACGCCGTCGATACCTGGATCGTCGATCGGCCGGGAACCGTGGTGATCGTCTTCCTGCTTCTCACCGCGGGCTTCGCCACCGGTTTAGGTAACATCACGATGTCCTCCGGGACAGAGCAGGTCGCCCAGGATGTCCCCGCTTACGGCACCTACCAGCGCATGGAGAATGATTTCGAGTTCGCGTTCGGACAGGGTGAGGATACGACCCAACTCATCCAGACCGGCGAGAACGTCCTCTCGCGGGAGGGGCTGCTCCGGATGCTCGAAACTCAGCAGCGCCTCGCGGAGCGCGAGGATCTGCGCGTCGCCGACAGTACGTCCGTCGCGAACCTGGTCGCCCGAGAACTCGATCCCGACGCGACGACCCTCGACGCCCAGAGACGGGTCGTCGAGCGGGCCAGCGACACCGAGATACGCGCCGCAGTCAGACGGGCGTCCACCCATCCCTCGTTCGCGCTGGCCATCGGCGACGACTTTAATCGGCGCGAAGCATACGCGTCGTCGACGCTCGCCGTGGTTCGCCACGACGTCTACGTCGAGAGTTCGGATGTCGGCTCCGGCGGCGAGGCTACGCAAGTGTCCGATATCCAGCTGGAGGCACGTCGTGTCACCGACTCCGTCGGCGGTGACGTCCGCGTGTTCGGGAGTGGGATCATCAGTTACGAGAACTCGAAGATCCTCCAGGACTCACTGAAAGCGACGATTCCCGCCGTCGTGATCCTCCTGTTGTTATTTCTCGCGATCGCGTACCGCGACCCGTACGACCTTGTTTTGGGCGTCGTCTCGCTGACGATGGCGCTCGTCTGGACCTTCGGGTTCATGGGGCTGGCCGACATTCCGTTCACGCAGTTGCTGGTCTCGTTGCCGCCGTTGCTGCTCGCAATCGGCGTCGACTTCGGCGTCCACACGATCAACCGATATCGCGAGGAACTCGACGGGGGAACGATGGACACGCGGGATGCCATGGACGAGGCGGTTCGTCACCTGCTAGTGGCCTTCTTCCTCGTCACTGGGACATCCGTCATCGGCTTCTCGGCCAACCTGACCAGCGGACTGGGGATGATACGCGACTTCGGGCTGGTGGCCGCCGTAGGCATCGCCTTCGACGCGCTGGTGTTCGGCATCTTCCTCCCCGCGGCGAAACTCCTCGTCGAGCGTGAGCGGGCGAAAACTCGACTCCCCACTTTCAGCTCGAAGCCACTCGGCACCGAGGGGTCGCTGCTCGGCCGACTCATGCCTCTCCATCTGGCGGTCACGGACCGAGCCCCACACCTGTTTCTCGTCGCTGTCCTCCTCTTCGCCGCGGTGGGAGGGTACTACGGATCTGGCGTCGACAGCTCATTCGAGGACGAGGACTTCCTCCCCCCCGAGGAACTCCCGGCGTACCTCTACAGCCTCCCTGAACCGATGCAACCCGGCGAGTACACGACCACGAGGGACGTCAACTTCATCGAGGAACAGTTCGAGACGAGCAACAGAGACACCGTCACAGTGTACGTCGAGGGGCCGATGTACCGTGATCACGCCCTCGAATCGATGGTTCGGGCGGGCGACGATCCACCGGACTCGCTGGTTACCGACGAGGACAACCACGCTCGCTCCGAGAGTATCATCACCGTCATCCGAAACTACGCGCAGGAGTCGCCCGAATTCGCCCGTCTCGTCGCACGGAACGACGAAAACGGGAACGGTGTCCCGGACGATAACCTCCGCGACATCTACGACACGTTACTCGCCTCGCCGTACGGCGACCGGGCGCGGTCGTACCTGACCGAGGACTATCACAATGCGCGGGTGGTGTATTCGGTCGAGGCCGACGCTAGCCGTGCGGACACGACGGAAGATGCCACGGAGATGGCCGACCGCTACCGATTCGAGGCGGTCGAGACCGGCGGAACGGTCGTGTTCCAGCGTGTCGCCGACGCCATCTTCGCCACGGCAGTCACCAGTTTGGGGGCGGCGCTGATCCTCTCGGCGTTATTTCTCCTGCTCGTGTACTACCTGCTGCTCGGCGACCCACGTCTGGCCGTCGTGACGCTGTTCCCCATCGTCGTCACCACGACGCTGCTCGTCGGGACGATGCGAACGATCGGTGTCCCGTTCAACACGCTCACGGCGACCGTCCTCTCGATCACCGTCGGCATCGGTGTCGACTACGCCGTGCACGTCGTCCACCGCTTCGTCGACGAAGTGGAGACGCTCGGAACCCCCCACGACGCGGCGGTCGTTACGCTCCGTGGCACCGGTGGCGCACTCGCCGGGAGCATGCTCACGACCATCAGTGGCGCGGGTGCGCTGTATTTCCTGTCGATCACGCCGCTACTCAAGCAGTTTGGACTGCTCATGGCCATTAGCGTGACCTACGCCTTCCTCAACTCCGTCATCGTTCTTCCCGTCGTGCTCCTGCTCTGGGCACGCCGATCCGGCCGAGGCGAAGAGAGTACGTCCGACGACCGGAGGGTGGCGCCCATATGA